The window GGTTCTTTCTGGCCATGGTAGAAGTTGACTCTTTCAATGCTATCACTTGGGCTGATTCTGAAGGAGCTCCATCGATGCTGGTTCATCTAATTGAGGAAGGTATTGATTCTATGTAGAGGGAAGCTAATCTCTTTTATACAGGTTTAGAGAGAGGTGAATGAGTTGGTAGACAGCCTGCTAAATCTGGTGCAGCTAGACCGTGTTTGCTGGTGTCAATGTTTAGCTAGCATTGGTACTTAGTTCGTGTTGTAGAAGCGTGCATTGTTCATGTTGTAATGCTCCCTCTGCTGCCCTGTTGTGGTTAGCTTCTTGatgttatttttccttttcaataaAATCTGTTTCCCTTGAAAAATGGAAGAGCACAAACTGAGCATGAAttaccaaacaaaaaaaaattgaaaatttggttATCAAGTGACAACTTTTTTCCCCCTTCCTATCCTTTTCCCGTTTCAAGGTCCATTGTGTACATAAGGCACATGATATCTTCTATTTCCCTCGGACCCCATTCTCGTTTCTAGGCTTTTATTACTAATCAAATAATGTGTTTGGTGTTTTACTTTGATTTGAGCTTCTTTCATTGTATGCAATAGACTCTTGAAGATTCGGTTTTGTTTCTCTTGAGATGAATCCTTGCTTCGTGATGAATAATGATTGTATTTAGAATAAGAAAGTACTTCAGAGGGGAAATGAGTCCCAGATATGAGATACCTAATGCAAAAAAAAAGTATAAGGCAACCTCTTCTTTAGCTAAGGCAATTGCCTTTCCTAgatataaaggaaaacaaaatGTCGAACCTTGACAATAAGTCTTTGATTTCTGCATACcaacttttattattttttattttattttattttttgcaaaataAAGGCCAACCTCCATGCTGCCAAACCTTCCTTGGTTATGCCTCCACCAAAGTGTTTGAACTAATAGTTATCTAGCATAAGAAGCCCTCTCTTGAAGCACTTTATCTTCCACCTTGCAAGAATCTCTCCTCCCGTATCTCTAAGGATACCACCAAGACCCGAAGGGTCCTCGGCTCAGGAAAAACCGTCCACGTTAAGCTTCCATGATCCCAAAGGGGCTGCTTCTCAAGGCCCATCAGTGCCACTAAACAAGATCCCTTCCATTTGGAGAGAATCCATCATAACAACACCTTATTCTTTGAAGATAAGGCCCAACTAAGATAAGAATTTTGTTATGTTCCCAAACACCTCGATTTGATATCTCttctttcttttgaaaatttgcttATTCCTTTCCTTTCGTTCCAAAGGATCAGGGTGTTGGTGGGTCAAACCAGCCTGATGTTTATTCGGGCCTGGTCAGTCATGGGTTGTGCTCGGGCCTAGACTTCAAGGCTTGTCTGTTCAGGTTGGGTCTGAATTTGGGGCCTGCTAAGTAATCTAGATGCACTTGGGTCTCATTTTGGCTGTGTTTTGGGCTATTTGGAGAGAGGAATGATTGCTGCTTTCAAAATATCTAGCCCAGGGCTGAGGAGATTGTTAGAAGAATCTCCGAATTCTTAAAAAGTTGGGCCTAGATGGGTGTAGTTGTTGTATTCTCTGCTCTTTTTTTGCGAACTTTCTAATAAATTTTGTcaacttaaaaaaataataaaaaatctagaTGTGCTTAGGTAAAGCTTATTAGTCCACTAGATTGGGTTGGCTTGGTCCTGGCTATGATAAAAAAATAAGGAATTTCGACCAAAATGGCCTCAAGGTTAGGTCAAATGTAGTTAATGACCaccttttcaaaatttttctttctttggcCTGAGAgcctttttaaattttcaaagggACGAAACTGCCCTTTGCGTTGAACTTAGCGCCCGTCAGGACATGATGGCGGGAGGGATTTGTTTTGCGTACAGTGTACTTAGTACAGTAACTCTATAGAGCCCACTGTGATTGATgtctttaatccatgccatccatccattttcatagctCATTGCATGAGCtgaagattgaagcatatccaaagctaaagtgaatCACAACGCAGGAAAAAGTATGAATTGcgtgcctactattgaaaacttcttgggtgaccaaagaagttttggatgaagctgatatttgtgtttttccataaTCCgacgtctttgtgaccttatgaaaaggttggatgacatataaacatcaccgtgggccgtTGTAAGGTTTTGACAGTGAACatcattatttccattgtttcttgtggtgtggtccacttgagttttcgatatgattcaattttgggatcacaccctaaaatgatcattCAAAACAGATTAATGGAGTGGATCAAACGTAtacatctatggtgggccacatcgttTGAGCTTCCAATATACCTTACTAGCATGAAACTCTTTCCTCAAATGCTTAATCTTTTTACAGAATGAGACATTCTATTCTTTTAGTTGCTTCATTTCCTTTCTCAACTCCTCAACATCTAGTGTGATGTTCCCAAGTCTATTTTCAAAAATCTTTAGAGCGAATTTCGTATTGTTGTGCTGACTAAAGACTTTTCTTGCTTATTCCTCAATTGAGACACTAAAATTTGCCTGCTTCACTTTGTTCCCCTCTCACTTCCTCACTTCATCTCTCACTTCTTTTCTCTCCAACTTCTTCCTAGCCACATATTTCTTCACAACCTTTTCCACTGACTCCTATGTCCTCTTGTCCTTTCGAGAAGCCTTTTCTTTCTTAGAAGTGTAATTTTTGACGTCTATCTCTTCCTTGTCCTTGGTGGGTGTAAGCTCTCTGGCAATCTCCATTTGCAAGAGCAATAATGATCTATCAGTTACACGATATAACCATAATACATTACTGTCACGCAATAATAAGTAATCACCCTTACCGGCACGTGTGTGATGACTCTAGATATGACTGGACACCAGCCTACTTTGTATGACTTCTAATTGAGGATTCAGAGAATTTGGACGGGAGCTCTTCTTACGACCCATCCCCTATCGCCGGATAGCTGAGGGAATCGCTTGTATGCCTATATCTGTTTAATTCACAAAATGATGCATTACACATAAGTTAAGACATGTATTGAATATTTAAAAAATAGGAAacaaacaccaaaacacccttaATGAATTAGGATAACAATAAGTTACCTGTAGCGCATATGCACATCCACATATGTTGTATGAAGGGGGGCAGTCACCCTTTATTGCAGTATTAGCCCATTTTTTCAAATATTGGTACCCCACAACGCCCTAAGTGTACCTATTGAACTCATCTAAGTTAACTACCAAATTTATGTACTTATTTACACAACTATTCTTACTTGGAGATCTAACTACTAGATTTTCGACGCAAATCAAAATCGCCAGCTTCATTACATCCTTGTGTTTCTTTTTCTTGTGGAGTGAGAGAAAGGCTTCTTTCAAATGCTCCTTCATAGATGCTTTCTATAAATAAGTCTACCTaattccctttcttttctctctccctgTTCCTTGACCCACTTCAGACTCATTTGATCTATAGGGTCCACACCTCTCATAATGAGGGCAAAGTCCATCTCAGTGAAATTCATGATGGTGTCCTGAAAATTGAAAGTTAGGTCACTAATATGCCTCTGCATAAGACAATGGATTATTTGACCGTgggccatccatccatccaccaggAAATCCAACAAATACAAGTATTCCTAAACATCTCTTTTCTAATAGGACAGCTGCCAAAATCATTTAACATGCAATTCTTCAAAAACTGAGCAGAGCACTTCGGGAAAACTGCTGTGTTCTCATAGTCCAAGCAAGTAGTCCTTGGTTTCTTCAGGACCTACATTACATTGGTCCAAGTAATCAAGGTTGTCAACCAATAAGGATGGGTCGACGTTGTCATCTATTAAGGGTTTGAGGTTATCATTTATTAAGGGTCGAGTTTAACAATCAGTCAGAATGGGTCGAGGTTATCATTCATTAAGGGTCGAGTTTAGCAATCAGTCAGAATGGGTCAAGGTTGACAATCAGTCGGAATGGGTCAAGGTTATCATccattaagggtcgaggttgttatCCAGATAGATTGATAACCTTGACCCTTATACCCACAACTATTGTTGTTTACGATGCATGCtaacctcgacccttaatggATGAAGGTTGAAATTTCCTTGGGTTAATGGTTGTCATGTATTATTGGTCGAGGTTGACAGACCTcttcaacatgacaaccacgagagTCTATCTCCTTCATTCACCCTTCAACATGACAACAAAGCCAATCCATTAAAAAAACACCAATCTACCTCATTCCATGTCCTCCACATGACATCTACGACTGTCGAACTGAACCTCAAAACCCTTATCGAAATCACTTCTTCCCATGACAACAACCTCAACCGTCGCCCTCGACCACAACCATAACAAAATCTAttcagaaaacaaaaaaaaagatacaTAAGAAAACCATTTCAGAGATGCTCCACCTACCTAGGGCTGCCATCTGTTGGAAATAGCGTTGTCCACCAAAGGCACATCCTTTTTCGGCCTAAGACGTTGAAGAAGGTGCTTAAACGGCGGAGAAGATGATGGTGAACTTCGTGCACCAGAAACACTTGCCGGACGGGGGTGGTACTGGGTCGCACAACAGAAAGTTTGAAAGGAAGAGGGAGAGTCGAGGTTCGGGTTGTAAATGGGGTCTGCGGTCGGGGTTGGCCCTACCTAAAGGAGCTCCGTACAATGTCGGTAGGTTCCATCACGAATTTTGAGtccaatccactctgtccattctaATCGGAATTTAGTGGAAGGCCATTGTTTGAAGGATGAGCCAGATCTActgatcaggtggaccccaccataatgaaaCACTTGGCATTGGACGGCCACCATTGCGAGTTTTTGATCGTTGTAAGCCACAGAGAGGTCATAACAGGGTGAAGTTAATGTCTTCCTTAAgaaattgtgggccacaaacaacatcaatggattggatataccttccaatgggccccatgatcaTGCGATCCAACATGATGGATCGAGATTTGCTTTGAACCAAGCTTCTCCTGCACAGAAGAGGATTGCATATTGAGATACTCAGTACACTTAAGCATACTAATTAAagttcatggggcccaccatagatgtatgtgtttgatccacttCGTTAATATGTTTTGAAGGATCttatcccaaaattgaatcatatcgaaagctcaagcggaccacactgtaggaaacaacGAGAATAATGATGTTCACCGTCAAAACCTTACAACgacccacgatgatgtttatatgtcatccgaCCTTtttataaggttacaaagacgtcaaattatgaaaaaatacaaatatcagcttcatccaaaacttctttggccacccaagaagttttcaatggttggcacacaattcacactttttcctatgctatggtccactttagctttagatatgcttcaatttttagtTCATGCATCAAAATGAGCTATGGAAatggattgatggcatggattaaagacATCAATCATGGTGGGTCAGTTCGCTGTACGCAAAATAAATCGCTCTCGCCATCATGCCCTAACGGGTGTTGGGCTCAACGCAAAGGGCAGTTTCGTccctttgaaaaattgaaaaggctCTCAGggccaaagaaagaaaaaaaatttgaaaaaggtGGCCATTGACTACATTTGACCTAACCTTGAGGCCATTTTGGTCAAAATCcctaaaaataaagtacattATTTTATGTTCATGCATTATATACTATTAATAATTTAATATGCATGTAGAAATTGGTCAAGGGGTTGTGCTTGGGCTTGACAAACTTctaattgggttgggcttggatgtGGACAATTTGGCTCCTTCTTGTTCTGGTCAGGTTTGATCTTGGGCCTTATATTTTTTAGTTAGGCTCAACCTGACCTTGACCTGGACCAAAATTCAGCCTATTCACATTCCTACTAAGGATGGCATATGGAAGAAACTTCCACATTGCAATGCCTCTAACCTTGAAAGGAAGCCAATTCTAGCTTTGGGAAATGCTGGTCACCTATCTTTGGCTATCACAAACAGTGCTAAACATTCCCCGACTCTTCCATGGCCTTGCACGCAAAGCAAATGTCAGGAAGATGGTGGTGGCAACTTTGGAGATGGTCAAGAGCGAGGATTTTGTTGACAATCAACAAAAAATTACAAGCCTAGGTGGTTCTGGTTTCTCCCACAAAGAAGCACAAGGAGGGGTTCCACAGGTGGACATGTGAGTCGAGAAATAGGTTTATGTAGAGAATCACCGTCCGTGTTACAACCAAATATCTCCTATGCATCCATTCTCTAGACATAAAGACGTCCTTCAATAACCACAAAAGATTATCAAAACCCCCATGTCCAATTTTCTTAAGAAGATGTTTTGTACTATTTTGCCACAAAAACTCATAATTGCCCTTCCCACTTGCCATGTTGTTGACAAAACTCTAGATAGCCCTGGATAGCAACTTCAACGCAGTCCTCTAAAATCATACTCTGCTTAATACTAGAGCAAATCCTTCCTTAAAGGTGTGACCTAGCTCAGAAATATCAACCAACTTACAAATGCTCTTCCACACCGAAGAACTGAAAATTCTCCCATCCCCTCCCTGAttttgacctctctctctctctctctctccacattttGTGCACATGATGTTACTCCAAAGAGCATTTGGTTATTGACACACCCAATATCTCCCACTGTTTTGAGACCAAAGCCCAAGGCTCTCCTTAATCTTCGCAATTCCTGAACTCCCTTGATTTTAACTTCCTTGCCACTTTATCAGGTGCTATTGAACATAAAACATTACCCTTGCATTTACTGTAATCTCTTTGCAGCTGACCCCATGATTTGAAAAAGTAAAGGCAGTATGCTGGAAGGTTGGTCAGTGAGGACTTAATAAGAGTGATGCAACCCTAGAAGGAAAGATAATTATGCTTCCAAGAGTGCAATTTCTTTTCAAACTTTGCTATCATCGGATCCCAAATTGATTTTGATCAGGAATCTGCCCTGATAGGTAAGCTAAATAAATCATAGGCCGCTCTACTATCGTTCACTCCAATAAACTAGCGAGAAATGTTTTGAGCTTTGAGAAATGCACTATAGACCTCAAAGAACTTCGCAAATTCACATTAATACCTGACATGGAGTCATGGACTCAAAACATCTCAGTTGCCCATTTATATCCACGAAGTGTAGGCGTGAAATGGATAGTTATTCTCCCTTCCAATTGCTAAAACTGTGATCATGCCCTGCTCTCATGCCCTTACTAACAACATACTTGGACCCTCACCGACtaagcataaaaataaaaaaaggggaaGGGGGTCTCCTTGATGGAAGTTGCCGGTGGGCACACATCCGAGGACTGAGGTGAACTGAAAAGGTAGCGGCTATGCACTTCTGCATTCTGCTCCTTTTTTCTTTAACTGACAATTGATATAATACTTGCTTTTTAtgaattctttctttatttttatctCCAGCCGTTGGGAGCATGGGGAGTTTTGGTTAATAGGAGAAATGGAATAATTAAATCAATGTGAAGTGAGTGTTTGGGCTTGAAACAAAGGCATCTAGATACAACTTGAACCCTCTTTCCAGTTACCATCTTCCCAATGCTAGTCTGcaagagtggggcccatggttggttcTGATTGTTGATCTGATGAAACCTGCAATGTGTAGGGAACCCCCAAAAGTCAGGAGGCGGCATTGGTTGGTAGGCTCTAAGGCTCTAGGTTTTCCCTAGGCACCTTAAATGATCACCCAGTGAATAGAGGAGATGGACTTTGACAAAAACACTAATTTCTTGCGAGGAAACCTAATCTCAATGTGACAAATTTAATACTATAAAACTATAACATCATTCGACAATTACATAAAATGAAGCCATTATGATAACTAGGTATGTCAAGAACAGTGGGTGGTAAAAAATATTATAGAAGTTACAAACCCTGAGGTTATGATCATGAACGATAAGGacaaatttttctttttcttttgggggTTTAGAATGATGAATGAGACCACTAATTTTCCCACTTTTGAAAGGTGGAACAAATTAAAAAATCCTTACGAGCAATGATTTCCAACCAAGATGTGGGCAACTGCCTTGGCCAAGGGCGAAGCTGAGGCGATTTCCTAAGAAACTGCCCAAAGCCCTGGGCAACCACCTAGATTTGTGACAGCCAAGGTGATAGAATCATAGACCTAGGTCTAGTAGTCTAGGGAGTAGGGACTCACCCAGGTGCCTAGGTAAATCTGGACTACGACAATATTGAAATGTGGATTCTTGTTTGCCAAAACAATCAGCGCCTCCTCTAATGTTAAGTCACCACTTgcaatttttctttgaatttggaTTTTGGGTTTTGTGAGTACTCCCCTTCGGAATCTCTCACTTCTTTAAatgacattaaaaaaatatatatatttggcaAAGATAACTATCTTTTCTATCTCATATTCTGCACAATAGTTCATTGTTTCATTGTATTCTTTGGAGCATGTTTAGTAGGATCTTATATGATTGGTTTTGGCAGGACGGACAAGAATCAGACGATCAAAAACAAAGCACTGCTGACATGACTGCCTTTGTGAGTTCATTTCTTTTGCTACTTGGAGCAGGCAATTCCATCCCATTATGCAAATATGAATATAATTCATCTAGCCCTTTTATTTTGTATCTGCAAATGTAAATAAAATGAAGCAATAGCGGGCTTACAAATTCCGCAAATGGAAAATCCCGTGGCTCTTTATCTGCTTGCTTCTCTTGTTCATATACTAGTTTCTCAAGCTGTTGAATGAGAATAAAATTTGAGTCCCGGTACAATCTTCTCTTTGCTTACACGATGTATTGTTCCCTTTGATTTTCTAGGTGCAAAACCTTCTGATGCAGATGGTGAGTTTCTTGTCCACATTGTAACACCTTCCATTTGAAAATTCAGAAAATCAAGAATGCTACCATGATGCAGGTGCTTCATGGAATTCTGTAAAGTATACATGGAAACATCTCTATTGTACCGTGAGTCCGTGACACTTGCTTACAGAGATCATGACTGTTGATCCGGTAGTCCATTGCATGGATGGCCCATATCCCAAAAAGCAGTGGAATCTTATTGTGGTAGTCATATGGTTGCATGGAGCATGAAGGAGGTGACAATAGATTTGGGTGTGGGCGCAGGGTAGTGTCCTTCTCAAAATGTTGTCTAGTATAAACAGCTAGAATGCAGGAGTCAAAGTGTGAGTCCGAAGCATGATCTGAGGCGGGAGTGTCACTGGGGTAGAAGGTTTGTGAAACAAAGGGTAGCCATCCAATTAGCGGCCTTAAAAGGGATTATCAACACACACCCACACAAAAGAAGTAAAAGAagaagggtccacattcaacaggtTAAATGCACAACAATCAAACCTTCTGACTTGTCCAATCACTACAATCTTTTGTTTGgggtccaccagatcaacagcCTCTCAATCACCATACAAGTTTGTCATGCGTTCAGTGGGGTTGATACATTGGCATTTCAGAGAATAAGCATGAAGCGTGCATCATGATAGCATCTCTCTAGGAGTAAAATCAGGGTACTTGTTTGTTACTGAATAATTTTGTTTGCAGCAAAGCAGATTCCAGGCAATGTCTGAGTCGATTGTCTCAAAGAATATCCTTTTTTCACCAGTGCTTTCTTGCAATGCAAACTTGAAAGTTAAAACTGTGTTCAGGTGGTACAACCTAATCAAGAGCTTTTCTAAGTTCACatacgtgtgcaataaagcttatGTGTCATGACACATGAGcgccagcatggcacatatgtgcaagattgaatccatccatcaggttggttctaccttgtacatgttttcccaaaaataaatctggtccagtCAGCATGTGGACCCAAATATTGAAACATGTCAATGGTTTAGAAAACTCCAGCCAACTTTTTCAGAGCCaaacatttgttttgcaaactgtggcacACCTGACcaatggatcaacctgattcttgggctgaGATATCAATATAGCGGTACCATACCAAccgatggattggatcttggatctatcatgccatgctggcacatgtgtggggtggacGTGAGCTTTATTGCACGTGTGTTGGCTTAGTGAAGCTCCCGAATAAAATTGCAATCATTCGGCTTAAGAAACAGCCAAACtataatgccttttttttttgccTAACTATAATGACTTATCCCCTCATTCATAATGAGGATGTAACCCTCACATTATAGTCGCACTGCTTTTGAATCGGACGTGAAAGTGATGTAATTACTATCGGGAGCCTTATCTTTCAATATGAATGTCAAGGCAAAGCAATTGCAATTTGGCCACCTGCATCATTGAGCTATTATTGCAATTAAATTTGacggtgcaaccaaacgcaggtTCAATGACTAATGCACATTTTATTGAAGAATGCTTTAATATACCGAGTTTGTGAGAACCTTTCCATGTATCTAGTTTCATTTTGGTTATTTGGACAATCATTATCATTGATCTTGAGTGTCACCTTGTTCGGAAATGCATGGTGAAGATCGTCTTTAAAAGAGTAGGTCCAATCAGGAATTCGATAGTCCAATTTGGTTGAATCCACCTTGGATTGCTTATGGATCTAGACATTATAACATTACTCTGGTCAGATGAAGCTATCCATCCAATCCGTCTTTGAAAATGGATGCTTATGTTGAAAGTGACCAGACCATGGAAAGTTAGAATCATGTGATGGATGTGATTTTCCTTCTGGCACAGGAAGAGTTTGTTGGATTGAATGGGCAGTTCAGATTGGCAATGCTGCTGCCCATGTATCCAAATGTAACTCCACAAAATGCCTTTTTCATTTGCACGACTTGTATGAATGGATGCCTCGGGAGTTTCCTTGACTGCTAGCCACTCGATGAAATGGGTACCAGGATAGATGAATTGGAGCAGAGCATCAATGACCTCAAAACTGAAATGGGGGCGGACAGCTCGTCCCCTTTGGCCCCTGCTAAAACGAAGCCCGAAGAAACCAAACCAACAGATGGTTCGACATGAGATTGCTGAGTTGCAAGGATGGAATCTCTGATCTGAAAGATGACTCACAAGGCCTTTTACTTGCTTGATGTCTCTATCTACTGTTTTGTTGGAGATTGAAGGTGTGGAAACTAGAACTTTTACTTGATTGTCTGAGTGTTGCAGGTGTTTATGTATTTTTTCAGGATTTATATTTCATTCTCACACATGCCAGAGAAGTAGGATATGATGTTTGCATTTCCCAAGCATTCAAAACTTGCAACTTGTGTGGATTGTGGATAATTTGGGGGCATGGTGCATCCACAGTGGGGCCTGGAAGATCAATGATATGGATCACTGAATCGTGTATGCGCCTTTCACACAATTTCAAACTGAAAACCGGTGTATGGTGCATATCCTCTCACAGAGAATGATACAAATCTTCTATATTTAAGGATGTCTAAGTACCTCTACTGACCAAATAATCGTGTGCCCCAGGGTACATGATAAGCATTAGTTTAGATTGTGTGGCTGTCGTGGTgcaagaagtgggccccacatggaataGATGAGCACATCTGCATGTGTGAGTGTGCCTAATGCCCCcatcttcatggggaccttagcAATGTCTCCAAACCTTTTAAACAACACTAATCTATTGTTGatatgaaccattcattcattcataaaactggagcaagccatggtgcaagaatcactcTGTATTGGATTAtactaaccctttgaatggggctGATTTGTTACATCCGTCTGTTGTTTATGGgacataaatcacatggttagaatcatttgATCAAAGTATTACTTGGGAGTTGTTTATAAGCCATATATCTCATGGTTAGAATCATTGAATCAAAGTGtcactttagaatcataagaaatacaaatTGGCATCTATCCACTAGATGTTTCAAGATAATGATTGGATTTATTTTGTTTCTGTggtcaatcttgactgtccattttcatgctattgaatGGAAGCTTAGGATCACTTGATtggtatgtatttttttttaccatGGTGTACTCgtaattgtatgaatgaatgatcaGTTCGGATGAATTATAGGTCTTCTcgtgtgccatttaaaaggtcTATATCTATTTTAGACAATTAGACATGTCATTATTAAATCCTGCATAAGTGTTATGTTGTGCCTAATGCCCTTGAAGAGCATGGAGTGACATGATGTCGTGAGGTtatagaggaattatatgatctgtAGTCGGCATCTTTGCTCTACGTGACGACTCGACTCAGCAAACTTGAATCGTCTGACTCCATTTCAACGGAgcgggtgagtcgatccgaatcgagttgactttgtccaatccaaactcaaactgaatcgagttcgggtcacctaGTAACTCTACTCGACCCGAAAACCGActcgaaatccaactcggtactgactcggctcgatccgaaaTTCGACTCATGcatatatgtaaaaaaaaaaactaggtttTAAGTTGTTGGAGAGGTTGCAATTCCGGCAAGtaaatctaggttttgagttgtgattttagctCGGGGATACTTGCTgcacttgactcgacttgacctGACTCTGTACTTGTGACTGGGTCGGACTCAGTCCAGATTAGTCTAGGCTAGACCTGGACTCGGATTgtgtcaggcatgctggactcagt of the Magnolia sinica isolate HGM2019 chromosome 7, MsV1, whole genome shotgun sequence genome contains:
- the LOC131251012 gene encoding heat shock factor-binding protein-like gives rise to the protein MDGQESDDQKQSTADMTAFVQNLLMQMQSRFQAMSESIVSKIDEMGTRIDELEQSINDLKTEMGADSSSPLAPAKTKPEETKPTDGST